In Zingiber officinale cultivar Zhangliang chromosome 3A, Zo_v1.1, whole genome shotgun sequence, the DNA window acatcaaaaataaaaattttatataccttttcactataaaaaaaaccttttaataatttctttatggatatcatatttttcattatatatatttttatctttctttcctattttacctaatatataattaaatttttataaaaattaaccattaagaaatattgattttttttttcatattttatctCAACAAGTTTCATATTTTatagaatttataaaatttttaataaaaatattggaaaaaataatttaaaaagttcACTTACAAAGGAGTGGCTCCGCAAATGCAGAGAGGCTCCATCATTTATGGGAGGGAGGTTCGTCCCACACGCTACGTCACTAGTAGGAGTTCCGAAAGAGCTCCCACTAGAGATGTTTTTATGCTCTGTTTATTCTAATGTGTGGACGAGATAGAGAAAAAAATTTATAGTGAAAAATTATCCacagagaaagagaagagaaaggatgaaGAAATTTTTTTCTTTGCATGTCTATTTATCTTGATAGAAAAAAATGACTACATgctatataattttataaataaaaaaaatatatgcaacattttTAAAGTACATAGTATAATTTTATCACTTAAAACTGATACATATgtcattttatttatatatatatatatatatatatattattcgtCAATGGATTATATTTCTCTTTTAATAAGGATAATTTTGACGCAAACTGTCCTTTTTAATTATATTTCTCTTTCATctaaaatttttcataaaatagTAAATAATAATTTCTTTTTTCCGTAGAAacttttcttaattttatttttaatcctcCAAATAAGCTGGCCATTAGTCTCACCCTCATGCCGTGTCGTGCAATCCTTCAAGCAGAACCGTGATTTGTGGGTGGGGTTCAAGACAAACAGAAGGCGGATGCAAAGCGCGTGAACGCGGAGGTCGCAATCACTGAGCGGCGCCGCTGCCAAGCACCCACTGAACCATAGCTGGTGAGTGCAGTTCACCGCAACCACCGCCCATTATTCTCCATTAAAAATACTACTACTTACTAGAAATAGCAGCATAGAGGCACTAGTTTTGAAGCATATATTTTTGAATCTCGATAGCTAGTCGCAGATAAAAATCATGTTTATGCAAAAGACAGACATTATTGGGGGAAAAAAATTACCAGATCTTTTTCTACATCTCAGAAGATGTAGTCTCCATGAACTGAAGAGAAGAGATTGGGGTATTATTTACATATATATGTGCATCTTCACCTTGATGATTGATTGATTCCTCAACATGAATAATGTGTGCTGCGCAACGTCTTCTTCCATTTTTCCAGAATTCCAGCAGCCTTTCTGCGCGCCCTGGGGGTGCCGTTCTCAGCCAAATGAGAGATGCTTCCGGTCGACTTCTCCTCCTCTGCAACCTCCCGCAGCTTTGTCCGGTCATGCATGCAAATTGCGAACAGAATGGCTGCTGCATTCTCTTTGTTGTTCTGTTTGTTGCGGGTGCGATCGCTGTCCTTCACTAATCTCAGCATGGAGGTCACGCCGCCGTTCCCGGCAATCTCCTCGACCGCCTCTTGGTCTCTTGATAGCAATGCGAGGATCGCCAGTGATTCATCGACGAGTGATTGGTCTGCGATTGACTTCAGCAGAACACCCACCACCCCTTCCATCAGTGCCCCGGCCCGGTTTTCATGAGATATGCAGAGGTTGAAGATTGCGGAACCGGCGTCCTTCTTGGCACTGGGGCTGCCTTGTTCTAGCAGTTCCACCAGCGGTTTCATCGCGCCCATTTTAACAATCTTTACTTTGTTGGACTCGAGGGCAGACAAGCTGAACAATGCTGCAGCTGAATTGCTACGGGTCTCCATGTTTCCAGTCTTCAGTGCCTCAATAAGCAAAGCAACCGCTTGCGGGTTATCACCCACAATCTTCTTATTGCTTTCATGGATCGAAAGGTTAAGCATCGTCGTCACAGCATCCTCCTGCACCTGCAGGTCGCAATTCAATCCCGGGACAGAAAGAACAGACACCAAATGTGATATTGCATCTGGGTTCTCCCCCACCAATGCACGAAACGATCCATTTTGCTTGGTGAGCAGACGGAGCTCTCTAACTGCTTGCTTTTGTTCTGGAATGTTGGAGGACGATGATATCTTGTCAAGGATCCTACGAAGTGCATTCCGCTCCTTTCTAGTTATCAACCTTCCTTGCTCATGATCTTGTGGAGGGAGAGTGAGGCCATGTTCAATGCGCCATTGGGAGATCATGCTGCGTACGAGATGATTCGGGGTGAGGGTGAAGTCGGATAGAACTTGTTGAGTTTGTGGGCATGTTCTATTCCCGGAACTGAACCATTCCTGAATGAAAAGCCTGTCATAGGTCTGCAAAAGGCATCAATCGTAGTGACACAAAAATAGCAGAGCCACTAAAAATCCAACCTTCACAAACAGAAGAAGCAAATGTTTATTGCAAGCAAAGGAACAAAGCATTTGCAGCAATGCCAACGCCATTATTGTTATTCACCCAGACAAATTTCAATTACAAGGAAACGCAAATAAGATTTGCAATTATAGAGTAGGATTATTTCTACACATGAAAACCAATGCATTCTGAGCATTATAGAACCAGAACCGACTTACTTCTGCATCAAGCTTCAGAAATGTTCTTTGACACTTGGATCCATAATTCAACCCAAAAAGGattagagaaaactttctttggataaaagtaaaatacaggGTAGGTAGAAATTTACCTAAAGGTTGGAAAATGATGACAGTCTAGACATGGTAAGTCTTCTTCTATTGCTTTTGCTTTCCTTTGACTGAAGTaaaataacaaaatgaaatatAGAACTGGAAAGTAAGCAGAACCCTACGTTTTACACTTGTCAATTGATATAACCTCACAGAAATCCCATTTGAAAAACAGCGACTAACACAAAAACATACATACCATGGAGCATGGAGCATGGAGCATGGAAAAAGGATCGACCTTGggcaaaataataaaagagaaaataaagaCATAAATCAAATCATCTACTAGAATCTCCGTGGTCCTAAAATCCAGTAGTAATGCACAGCTTATGAAGAAAGAGGAAAGGGAATTTATGAAAGCAACATTTCTTCTGCCGTAGAACCAAAAACGATGAATTCGGTAAATCCAGACTCCAGAACCACCGATACCTGTCCGGAGACAAGGATGACGGGATCTCTCATCGTCTCGGAGGAGATCGGGCACAAAAAATGCTTCGGTACGCCCGCCGGCTCCATCTTTCCCTCCGCCTTCCTCTGGCACGCCAGAGCCTCCTTCGAACTCACGCTCCCGCGGAACCTGATGTCCTTGAGGGCGTCGAGCGCCCTGGACGCGTCCTCGTAAGATTCTAGGCTGCAATCCTCCGACTCCGAGATTTCCCTCACCAGCCTCCACAGTTCTTTCTTCAACTCCTCCGCCCTCGCCGCCGCCGACGCGGGCCCGGCCAACGACTCGACTGCCTCCGAGTTCGCCATCGGTGAATTAGGGAGGAGGAGACGCGATCGGTGAATCAGGGATCTCGGATTGTACGGTCGACGGATGCGTGGTGGCGCTCCGCTTCGACCATCTCTCTCGGGAGCGACCTGCGAGGGGAGAGTCAGGAAGTGAGACCGGAAGGCCAAGCAAACCgaaattcatttaatttaattaaagggTGGCTCAGTTACGATGCTCCGCCGGATACGCTCATCTAGACCTTGTCCTTCGACTAATCAATTAGGGATGTGTGGGAACAGCTTACGGATCATGCAGAACAACGAATCTGTCACGGGACATCACAAATCACTCCGACTAATTTGATCATTTTACGGTCGAGGACCCCAGAGCTAGGGCGCTAAATGAATAATTTTACCGATTGTAATTTGTTCGAATCTAGGGTGTTATATGAATGACTCTGACTGTGTAACACAGCGCATACATAGCTAGGGTTTCAGTTTTATAATTAAGTTGGATTGTGATCGCTTAATTCACAATTAAACAGCCAGTTGTGCTAATTTAATGAATGACACGCGCTCCTATggacattaaaaaaataataattaatagagCTAAAATTTAAATTCGGTAAAATTAAAAGACATCTTAAATTATGTAAATcataaaagaatattttttaaaaaaaatcgaaaGTACACGCCTAGATAGTTTTATTTCAAAACTACGTTTAATTACAACAGTTATGGTTAGATTATAATCCGTAGAAATTATTCGGCAATTACTATAATTTATAACACTTAATATAATACTATTGTAATATTGTAGTAGTTATTTGGTAGTGTTTACATATTGTAAGGTAGTTGTTATAATGATTTTTAAGTGattttaactaatttaaaatgattttaatgaattttaaataagtttcacTAATTtgataaagaatattttaatataatagt includes these proteins:
- the LOC122051453 gene encoding U-box domain-containing protein 9-like isoform X2, with amino-acid sequence MANSEAVESLAGPASAAARAEELKKELWRLVREISESEDCSLESYEDASRALDALKDIRFRGSVSSKEALACQRKAEGKMEPAGVPKHFLCPISSETMRDPVILVSGQEWFSSGNRTCPQTQQVLSDFTLTPNHLVRSMISQWRIEHGLTLPPQDHEQGRLITRKERNALRRILDKISSSSNIPEQKQAVRELRLLTKQNGSFRALVGENPDAISHLVSVLSVPGLNCDLQVQEDAVTTMLNLSIHESNKKIVGDNPQAVALLIEALKTGNMETRSNSAAALFSLSALESNKVKIVKMGAMKPLVELLEQGSPSAKKDAGSAIFNLCISHENRAGALMEGVVGVLLKSIADQSLVDESLAILALLSRDQEAVEEIAGNGGVTSMLRLVKDSDRTRNKQNNKENAAAILFAICMHDRTKLREVAEEEKSTGSISHLAENGTPRARRKAAGILEKWKKTLRSTHYSC
- the LOC122051453 gene encoding U-box domain-containing protein 9-like isoform X1, which encodes MANSEAVESLAGPASAAARAEELKKELWRLVREISESEDCSLESYEDASRALDALKDIRFRGSVSSKEALACQRKAEGKMEPAGVPKHFLCPISSETMRDPVILVSGQTYDRLFIQEWFSSGNRTCPQTQQVLSDFTLTPNHLVRSMISQWRIEHGLTLPPQDHEQGRLITRKERNALRRILDKISSSSNIPEQKQAVRELRLLTKQNGSFRALVGENPDAISHLVSVLSVPGLNCDLQVQEDAVTTMLNLSIHESNKKIVGDNPQAVALLIEALKTGNMETRSNSAAALFSLSALESNKVKIVKMGAMKPLVELLEQGSPSAKKDAGSAIFNLCISHENRAGALMEGVVGVLLKSIADQSLVDESLAILALLSRDQEAVEEIAGNGGVTSMLRLVKDSDRTRNKQNNKENAAAILFAICMHDRTKLREVAEEEKSTGSISHLAENGTPRARRKAAGILEKWKKTLRSTHYSC